A region from the Musa acuminata AAA Group cultivar baxijiao chromosome BXJ1-10, Cavendish_Baxijiao_AAA, whole genome shotgun sequence genome encodes:
- the LOC135595256 gene encoding pentatricopeptide repeat-containing protein At1g03540-like, protein MKRLCKGFCSSAPPPSQSQIFLRDSGENGRRHISKPLLYAARLQAATNSGSFSCGLRLHAHIIKSGLDSDRFVGNSLLSLYFMLCPDFSVTRHVFESLPVRDVISWTSMVSGYVRAGRPLESLLMFVKMSTIGGVEPNAFTLSSAVKASSDLGDVRLGRCFHGMVMTRGFETNHVIASALVYMYGRNSALEDARRMFDELPEPDAICWTSIISVLTWNDEFAKALSCFYSMIRRKELGIVPDGFTFGTIMTALGNLGRARQGKEAHAKVITSGLCGNVVVESSTLDMYAKCGYMEDSRKVFDRMASKNAVSWCALLGGYCQGKNYRAVLNLFRVMDKGDDHYSFGTVLRACAGLAAIREGKELHCKYLRMGGWRDVVVESALIDLYAKCGLIDYAYHLFTKIFIRNLITWNAMICGLAQNGRGGQAIEVFDEMVKGGTKPDCISFIGVLFACSHTGLVDEGKRYFRSMTEDYGIAAGIEHYNCMVDLLSRVGLLKEAEDLINNAKYRDDSSLWAALLGACATYSSPGVAERVAKKMMELEPQYHLSYVLLANVYKTVGRWNDAVQVRKLMRERGVRKAPGKSWIEVNRRTCVLLNKDGVDKPSFEDSEDQFPGIVNSLEPANSEEMEHNLIPVLQQSL, encoded by the coding sequence ATGAAGCGACTCTGCAAGGGTTTCTGCTCGtctgctcctcctccttctcAATCTCAAATCTTCCTCCGCGATTCCGGCGAGAATGGCCGTCGCCACATTTCGAAGCCCCTCCTCTACGCCGCCCGTCTCCAGGCCGCCACCAATTCCGGCTCCTTCTCCTGCGGCCTCCGGCTCCATGCCCACATCATTAAGTCGGGACTCGACTCCGATCGCTTCGTCGGCAACAGCCTCCTATCCCTCTACTTCATGCTGTGCCCCGACTTCTCCGTCACCCGCCACGTGTTTGAGAGTTTGCCCGTAAGGGATGTCATCTCCTGGACCTCCATGGTCTCCGGCTACGTTCGCGCCGGCCGGCCCCTGGAGTCCCTTCTTATGTTCGTCAAGATGTCTACTATCGGCGGCGTCGAGCCGAATGCATTCACCCTGTCCTCTGCGGTGAAGGCAAGTTCCGATCTTGGAGACGTCAGGCTCGGTAGGTGCTTCCATGGGATGGTTATGACGCGTGGTTTCGAAACCAATCATGTGATTGCGAGCGCGCTCGTCTATATGTATGGCAGGAACTCTGCATTGGAAGACGCAAGGCGGATGTTTGACGAATTGCCCGAGCCCGACGCTATCTGTTGGACTTCGATTATCTCCGTGTTGACATGGAACGACGAATTCGCCAAAGCACTGAGCTGTTTCTATTCGATGATTAGGAGGAAGGAACTTGGGATTGTTCCGGATGGATTCACGTTTGGGACAATCATGACTGCATTGGGTAATTTGGGTAGGGCGAGACAGGGCAAGGAAGCACACGCCAAAGTCATCACGAGTGGTCTCTGTGGCAATGTGGTGGTCGAAAGCAGCACCCTTGACATGTATGCGAAATGTGGGTACATGGAAGATTCACGGAAGGTATTCGATCGAATGGCATCTAAGAATGCGGTGTCCTGGTGTGCCTTGCTCGGAGGGTACTGTCAAGGCAAGAACTACAGAGCTGTCCTCAATCTGTTCCGTGTGATGGATAAAGGAGATGATCACTACAGCTTTGGCACGGTTCTTCGGGCTTGTGCAGGTCTTGCAGCCATAAGAGAGGGGAAGGAGCTACATTGCAAGTATCTAAGAATGGGGGGCTGGAGAGACGTAGTTGTGGAATCTGCTCTGATTGATCTCTATGCAAAATGTGGCCTCATAGACTATGCCTATCATCTCTTTACTAAGATCTTCATCAGAAACTTGATAACATGGAACGCAATGATCTGTGGCCTTGCGCAAAATGGTAGAGGTGGGCAAGCCATCGAGGTGTTTGATGAGATGGTCAAGGGAGGGACTAAGCCTGACTGTATCAGTTTTATCGGGGTTCTGTTTGCTTGTAGCCACACAGGTTTGGTCGATGAAGGCAAGAGATACTTCAGATCAATGACTGAAGATTACGGGATCGCAGCGGGGATCGAGCACTATAACTGCATGGTTGATCTCTTGAGCAGGGTTGGTCTACTCAAAGAAGCTGAAGATTTGATAAACAATGCAAAGTACAGAGATGATTCTTCGCTGTGGGCGGCTCTTCTAGGTGCGTGTGCCACCTACTCTAGCCCAGGAGTGGCGGAACGCGTGGCGAAGAAGATGATGGAGTTGGAGCCACAGTACCACTTGAGCTATGTTCTTCTCGCGAATGTCTACAAGACAGTAGGGCGATGGAACGATGCTGTGCAGGTAAGGAAGTTGATGAGAGAAAGGGGTGTGAGGAAAGCCCCTGGAAAAAGCTGGATTGAAGTGAATCGTAGGACTTGTGTTCTGCTTAATAAAGATGGTGTGGATAAGCCTAGCTTTGAAGATTCTGAAGATCAGTTTCCAGGTATTGTGAATTCATTAGAGCCTGCTAATTCTGAAGAAATGGAGCACAATTTGATCCCAGTCTTGCAGCAATCATTATAA